A genomic segment from Chitinophaga flava encodes:
- a CDS encoding HYC_CC_PP family protein: MKKVLTLILAMLYIGTSTGATFHMHYCMGKLVEVELWRADSKKCSHCKTDLNKGCSKKCCKDEHKTVKLEKDEKVVAHALHFLQMPVADAPAYYTSLPPARVLALAEEHPVSNAPPRSSKVHPHILHCNFRI, from the coding sequence AAGTCCTCACGCTCATACTGGCGATGTTATACATCGGCACTTCCACCGGAGCCACTTTCCATATGCATTATTGCATGGGGAAGCTGGTAGAGGTAGAGCTGTGGCGTGCGGACAGCAAAAAATGCAGTCATTGCAAGACAGACCTGAACAAAGGATGTTCAAAAAAATGCTGCAAGGATGAACATAAGACTGTTAAGCTCGAGAAAGATGAGAAAGTAGTGGCACATGCCCTGCATTTTTTACAGATGCCTGTGGCCGATGCCCCTGCCTACTATACTTCATTGCCACCAGCCCGCGTGCTGGCGCTGGCCGAAGAGCATCCGGTAAGCAACGCGCCGCCGCGAAGCAGTAAAGTCCATCCCCATATCCTGCATTGTAACTTCCGCATCTGA
- a CDS encoding efflux RND transporter permease subunit, whose amino-acid sequence MVHRIIEWSLRNRFIVLVLATALFAWGIYAVKKNPIDAIPDLSENQVIVFTEWMGRGPQLIEDQITYPLVTNLQGLPKIKYVRGSSMFGMSFIYVIFNDDVDIYWARERVLERLSTVSRTLPTGVAPQLGPDGTGVGHILWYTLDAPGMDLGEQRALQDWYIKFALQNVEGVSEIASFGGFQKQYQITVDPNKLLYYRLSVAEVINAIRTNNNESGGRKFELSDIGYIIKTSGYLKSAEEIENIPVKTQNSIPIRVADIAAVQMTGETRLGIFDQDGQGERVGGIVVMRYGENAAAVIDKVKAKMQEVAKGFPEKVKFDIVYDRGELIKESVDSIKHTLIEEMIVVSIVVIIFLFHWRSALSIIIQIPITLAASFLLLNAFGISSNIMSLTGIALAIGVIVDNGIIMSENAYKHLSERYALWQEQQKNK is encoded by the coding sequence ATGGTACATCGAATTATTGAATGGTCCCTGCGCAACCGGTTTATAGTACTGGTGCTGGCAACAGCCTTGTTTGCCTGGGGTATCTATGCCGTCAAAAAAAATCCTATCGACGCCATTCCCGATCTGTCTGAAAACCAGGTGATCGTATTCACGGAGTGGATGGGCCGCGGCCCACAGCTGATAGAAGACCAGATCACCTATCCACTTGTGACCAACCTGCAGGGACTTCCTAAAATCAAATATGTACGGGGTTCTTCCATGTTTGGGATGAGTTTTATTTATGTCATTTTTAATGATGATGTAGACATTTACTGGGCCAGAGAAAGGGTACTCGAACGGTTAAGCACCGTATCCCGCACTTTGCCTACCGGTGTAGCGCCGCAGCTGGGGCCCGACGGCACCGGTGTGGGCCACATTCTATGGTATACCCTCGACGCCCCGGGTATGGACCTCGGAGAACAACGCGCACTACAAGACTGGTACATCAAATTTGCCCTTCAGAATGTAGAAGGAGTGAGTGAAATCGCTTCCTTTGGCGGTTTTCAGAAACAATACCAGATCACGGTAGATCCTAATAAACTACTGTATTACCGCTTGTCGGTAGCAGAAGTGATCAATGCCATCCGGACCAACAACAACGAGTCTGGCGGCCGAAAATTTGAACTCAGTGATATCGGCTATATCATTAAAACCTCCGGCTATCTGAAGTCTGCCGAAGAAATCGAAAACATACCTGTCAAAACACAAAACAGCATCCCCATCCGGGTGGCTGATATCGCCGCTGTGCAGATGACCGGCGAAACACGCCTGGGCATCTTCGACCAGGACGGACAGGGAGAGCGTGTAGGCGGCATCGTAGTGATGCGTTATGGTGAAAACGCCGCAGCTGTGATCGACAAAGTGAAGGCGAAAATGCAGGAAGTAGCCAAAGGTTTTCCGGAGAAAGTAAAATTCGACATTGTATATGACAGGGGTGAGCTGATCAAAGAATCTGTAGACTCCATCAAACATACACTCATCGAAGAAATGATCGTCGTATCCATCGTGGTGATCATCTTCCTCTTCCACTGGCGTAGTGCCCTGAGTATCATTATACAGATCCCTATCACGCTGGCCGCCAGCTTCCTGCTGCTGAATGCCTTCGGTATTTCTTCCAACATCATGTCGCTGACAGGTATAGCCCTGGCCATCGGAGTGATCGTAGACAACGGGATTATCATGAGTGAAAACGCCTATAAGCATCTGTCAGAAAGGTATGCCCTCTGGCAGGAACAACAAAAAAACAAGTAA